In the genome of Moorena sp. SIOASIH, the window GTAGGGTCAACTGTGTAGCGATGAAACCCCCCAGCTACATGATCGTAAATACCCCCCTGAGCTAAGTCTAATCCCCGCTTTGCACAAGCCTGCTCTGGGTTATACTCCGATGCCCAATCGAAGCGAGTAACCCGTAGTGCCATACTCCCATAGGGAATCATTGGGAAACGTGGACCTGGATTGAGAGCATTAACGACACCCACACTAACTTGCCCACCGAGAAAGAGCAAATCATCACCAAGCTGCTCTGATTCGGGTAGTACTGCTGCGTGTTGGAGGTATCCCAGGATGTCTTCTTTGAAACTGTTAAGCTTGCCTTTTTCTAAATCATAGAAGCGACGAATTGATTGGAGCAACTGCAAAAAACCCGGTCGTCCGTAGCGTGGTTCCACAGGGAAGTAGGTACCTCCATAAAAGGGTACCAAGTCATCCGGTGTCAGGAAAATATTAAGGGGCCAGCCTCCTTGACCTGTCATCATCTGCAATGCTAGCATGTAAATGCTATCAATATCCGGCCTTTCTTCCCGGTCTAACTTAATTGGTAGAAAATTAGCATTCATATACTTGGCAATTGCCTGATTGGAAAACGCTTCGCCCTCCATCACCGTACACCAGTGGCAGCTAGAGTAACCGATAGACAGGAAAATTGGCCTATCTTGTTTTGTTGCCGTTAATAGCGCTTCTTCACACCAAGGCCACCAATCAATCGGATTTTCAGCATGCTTACGTAGATAAAGGCTTTGGGATTGGGCAAGGCGGTTAGTCATTGCAGCTTCAGTAGTCGCTTCCCCTTCAGTCTACCTTGGTGAGTACTGAATCATTGATATATTTGCCGTTACTTATTTGGTAAGCATTCAGCGGTCAGCCGTCAGCCTAATGGTGACCTAACAAAGATTAAACCAATGCTTACTTGTTTTATTCAAAAGCTGAGAGCTGGAGCTCAGAGCCGAGAGCTGAGAGCTGAATGCTTAAGTTATTTGTGATTCACTAGGGTTCTCAAGGTAGTTATAGCAGTCGAAGTAAAGCTCAAGACATATTTCTGCTCCCTGCTCCCTACTCCCTGCTCCCTTTCAACCAAAATACTCTGTCCTAAACTATACTTCGGTTACTATACAAATGACCAATGACCAATCACTCCTAAACTTTGGTTTCCTCAAGAGTATTACCAAAGTAATGATGATAGTAATCATAGGCTCTGGTTGTGTAACCTTTTAAACCATTAGCAACTATACCCAATACTGTGCTATGAGCAATTCTCAATTCCGAGAGAGCTTCTTTGAACAAAATTTGGTTAGCTTTGCCTAAACCTACCACCATCAATATCCCATCGGTATTAGGCTCCAGAAGTCTAGCATCCGCCAGACCAAGTAGGGGAGGGGTATCAAAAATTACCAGCTCAAACCGCTCTTTGAGATATTGAACTAAATTTTGCATCTTTGGGGAATTGAGAAACCGGGTAGGGTCGGGGGAAATTTGACCAGCAGTTAGGACAGAGAGATTTTCCTCTAGAGGCGATCGCTGAATCACATCATCAACCTTGATTTCGCCAGAAATAACATCGCTCAGTCCCCACAAATTAGGTAAATCCATCTTCTGATGAATCTCAGGAAAGCGCAGATTACCATCCACCAGTAAAACCTTTTGCCCCATTGCTGCTGCTGCCAGGGCTAAAAATATAGCCGTAGTGGATTTACCATCTGCTGGTTCAGCAGAACTTACCACTATAGCGCTAATGGGTTTCTCAGAATACAGACATTGGAGATTAACTTGGAGAGAGCGAAACGCCTCTAAAACAGGAGAAATCTGGTAAGTACCAGATCCCACGCCGAGTTGTGGAGCTTCCGCTTCCGGCTCAGGTATTATGCCCACACCAGTAACGGTAGTGCATTTCTGGAGTTCTTTTTTAAAGGGGATTGTGCCTAATATTGGTAAGCGAGTATAATCTTTGATATCGTCGGTGCTGTTCAGTAAGTGATGTAACTTTTCTGCTAAAAACCCAGCTGTGGCACCTGCAACTATCCCTGCTACTGCACTTAGGAGCAAAGTATCAGGCAAATTGGGGGATATTGGTTTTTGAGGTTGTTGCGGCTCGACAATTGTCTGCCAAGGGATGCTGGTTTTAGCTGATTCAAGTTCCAAAGTTTCCCGAACTGACTCAAAGCGGTTTAGGCTTTCTGTTACTACCTCAATCTTTTGCTTGACTTCTGTATATCGGTCGGCAATCACAGCTAGTTGTTTGAGTTGTTCACTCATCAGACTTTCTCCTTTAGTGATGGCGGCCTGGCGCATCTCTAAAACCTTAATTTGGTTCGCCGTCTCTACTAGCTGCTGAATCAAATTTAGGCGAAGTTTACTTGAAGAAGCCGATTGAGGATTGCCACTCAACCCCTGCATACGGCTAGTCATCACCCTTTCTGCTTCCTGACTTAACAGGGGGAGTAAATTTTGCTGTTGTTGTCTTAATCCTTTAAAGGTAGATTGGTTTTCCTTGAACTGTGCCAAATCCAACACCATCTGACTTTCTACAGTAGAAAGTTGGCTGAGCAATTGTTGGTAACGGGGTGTTTCTATAAGGTTAGCTACTGCTGCCGCTTGCTGTGAGGATAGCCCCAACTGACCTTTGAGTTTCCCATACAGTATAATCCTGTCTCGGAGCTGAGTTTGGGTAGCTTGTCTGTGTTCGACAATACCATTGACCCGATTCGTCAACAGTTGACCCTGAAGTTGTGGATTAATCAGGTTGTACTTCTGCTGGAGTTGCTGGAGTTGTAGCTGAAGCTGATTAATTTGTCCTTGTATTTTCGGCTGCTGATTCGAGACAAATTGAATGCCTTGTCTGATGCTAGCCTCTTGTTGTTGCTGAGAGTACTCGATGTAGCCCAAAGCAACTTTTTCCAAAACAAATTGAATTCTTTCCGGGTCTGAATCTTGGTAGGCAACTTCTAAAATTTTGGTTTCTCGCAGTCGGGATACCATCATTCCTTCCCGGAGAGTATGATAGTTTATTTCTGGATATTGGGTTTGAATTTGCTCCACAATCTCAGACATAACCTGAGGAGAGCTTAATACCTGAATTTGAGTGTCATACTCGAAACTTTTAGTTGGAGCAGCAATGCTATTTACCCCGGGTTTGCCCTGCAACTCCAACGGGTCTTCACCAGATATGGGTTCGAGTAACAGCTGGAATTTGCCTTCATAGATCGGAACTGCACTTAAGGTTTTGGCAATAATTCCGGATGTCACAGTAAGGGCCACCCCTGCCATCAAGACAGCTCGACGACGAGCAGCAGCTAATATACGACGCAGATCGAGTTTGCTGGCTTCCAAGTCATAGGCTCCCCCTGTTAGTTGTGGAGAAGTTCGATACTGCTGTTGACCACTATGGTTAGATAGGGAAGGCTTATAAGCTCCTTGGGAACCCATAATTCAAGTTCTTCTTGGTACTTGGGGATTGGGAATTGGAGATTGGATAACTGGTAGGATGCATAAACCCTAGTTACATGCTAGTTACAGGAACATCGGAAATGATCAGCGCGGCTTTGTGATCAGTATCGATTAGCCCGAAGGGCTACGCTACGCGAACAGCAATAACCTTGAATTTTCCTTGCTTGAAGGTGAAAACAAGAAAGTTCATGTAACATAATTCCTCAGCAAGAGGCAATCGCAAAGAAAATAGAGGATATCCAATTTACCAAACTTTCCCAATTTACAGATACAAGAGTTCTGTCACCCATCAGGATGAATAAGATGAAGGAAAAAGGCAAAAGGAATAGTAGCTTCGTGACATACTCCCACACGCTCATCAAAGATTACAGTGTGGGCTTCTTACCAACTCCACCTAACGGGAACGGATATTCGGTAAGCTTTATTAACGACACGGTCAGAAGTTACCGCAAGAATAGGGCAGCCTTTATGGTTAGTCGGTTATGGGTAAAGGGTTAAAACTTTATGATTAAGGCTGCCCTATTCTAAGGTTTCCTCTCCGGGATGCCCCGACCCGCCGGAACAATAAATAAGTTCTATTTTTAGTAAGTAGGTGGCGGTTAGCTCTTAATTTGTCTTCCCTACTTCTTTTATTATAGACGATCGTAATTGTTCCCTATTACATAAATATCTTGTGCAAAATTAATCCCACACTCATGCTGCGCATGTTCGTTGTGGGGCTTCTTTTGCTAGAAGCTAACTTTGTCCTTTAACCTTTGAGATCTATCCTGATTGCCAGGGAATGAATGTGCCCAATAGATTTCAGGCACTAGTTGTTGCTAAATTCTCTGATTTGGCTTCCAGCAAGCTCTCATAGAGCTGACTCAGCTGATGGGCAACACCATTCCAGCTAAACATATTTTCTACCCTTGCTCTTGCCCCTAAACCAAGTTGATTTTTCCAGTCGTGATCCGAGAGAATCCGATCGATAGCAGCTGCAAAAGCACCAGCATCTTTGGGTGGTGCCAGTAAGCCAGTTTCTTCAGATACAACGGTAAACTGAAGACCACCGACATCACTAGCTACTACAGGGGTGGCACTAGCCATGGCTTCGATGGCAACTAAACCAAAAGGCTCGTAGTGACTTGGTACTACGCAAACATCAGCTGCAGCATAATAAGCTGGCAGTAGTTCATCAGGAATGCGTCCAGGAAATGTAGTGATAGTTTGCAGTTCCAATTCAGCTACAATCCCTTCAATGCGATCGCGTTCCATACCATCTTTCTCACCAGGACGAGAACCACCACCAATAATCAGCTTTAAGTTAGCATCACCCCGTAACTTGGAGGAACCAACAGCTCGAACTAGGGTTTCAATGCCCTTGCGTTGGTCAAACCGTCCCACGTAAAAGATGATTTTGTTTTCAGGGCTAAGCCCAAGTTTTTGCCGTGCTTCTTTGCGGTTAATCTTGCCAAATCGGTCAATGTCGGTACCACAGGGAATAATATCAATGTCGCCCTTACTTGAAACTAGCGTACGCATGTGTTCTTGTTCTTGGGGAGATGTAGCCACAATGCGTTCTGCTGTTTCTAGCACTGCTTTTTCTATGTCCAAGCGAGTCGCAGCAATCTTCGGAATTGTTTCTACTGACTCGTATTTAACTGCGCCTAGGGAGTGATAGGTGTGAAGTTGAATGAGCGATGCAGCGCGGTCTTGGGGGTTTCCCCCATGAGCGACTGCATCAAGAAGGGATTGACGCTTCTTCCACTCCATACCTACCCAAGCCGAAAGCCAGTAGTTTGTATGTACTATTGAGTAGTGAATGCCTGATTGCTCCTGAAACTTAAGCAGTTGGGTTAAAAACTCACCGCAGTATTCAAAAATCTCTTGCCGTGGCACAAATGCTTTTGGACCAGCAGTTAGGCGAATAGTGCGACAACCTGGAGTATGTTCAACAATTGTGGCTTGATTGGAACTGGAGAGGCGAGTAAACATATCGACCTGCCACCCCTGCTTAGCAAGAGCTTCACCCACTTGGCGCACATACACATTCTGTCCTCCAGCTTCTTCCTTACCGATTTCTATCGCTGGATCTCCGTGAACGGAGATCAGAGCAATGTGCTGTGTATTTTTCGTATTCATAGGCTTTTTTGATGTTGGAGCTTACAGAAGGTTTTCAGGTATGGGGAGTCTGACCTCTATCCGGCTAAACCCTCAGCGTCGAGCT includes:
- a CDS encoding polysaccharide biosynthesis tyrosine autokinase; this translates as MGSQGAYKPSLSNHSGQQQYRTSPQLTGGAYDLEASKLDLRRILAAARRRAVLMAGVALTVTSGIIAKTLSAVPIYEGKFQLLLEPISGEDPLELQGKPGVNSIAAPTKSFEYDTQIQVLSSPQVMSEIVEQIQTQYPEINYHTLREGMMVSRLRETKILEVAYQDSDPERIQFVLEKVALGYIEYSQQQQEASIRQGIQFVSNQQPKIQGQINQLQLQLQQLQQKYNLINPQLQGQLLTNRVNGIVEHRQATQTQLRDRIILYGKLKGQLGLSSQQAAAVANLIETPRYQQLLSQLSTVESQMVLDLAQFKENQSTFKGLRQQQQNLLPLLSQEAERVMTSRMQGLSGNPQSASSSKLRLNLIQQLVETANQIKVLEMRQAAITKGESLMSEQLKQLAVIADRYTEVKQKIEVVTESLNRFESVRETLELESAKTSIPWQTIVEPQQPQKPISPNLPDTLLLSAVAGIVAGATAGFLAEKLHHLLNSTDDIKDYTRLPILGTIPFKKELQKCTTVTGVGIIPEPEAEAPQLGVGSGTYQISPVLEAFRSLQVNLQCLYSEKPISAIVVSSAEPADGKSTTAIFLALAAAAMGQKVLLVDGNLRFPEIHQKMDLPNLWGLSDVISGEIKVDDVIQRSPLEENLSVLTAGQISPDPTRFLNSPKMQNLVQYLKERFELVIFDTPPLLGLADARLLEPNTDGILMVVGLGKANQILFKEALSELRIAHSTVLGIVANGLKGYTTRAYDYYHHYFGNTLEETKV
- a CDS encoding glycosyltransferase family 1 protein: MNTKNTQHIALISVHGDPAIEIGKEEAGGQNVYVRQVGEALAKQGWQVDMFTRLSSSNQATIVEHTPGCRTIRLTAGPKAFVPRQEIFEYCGEFLTQLLKFQEQSGIHYSIVHTNYWLSAWVGMEWKKRQSLLDAVAHGGNPQDRAASLIQLHTYHSLGAVKYESVETIPKIAATRLDIEKAVLETAERIVATSPQEQEHMRTLVSSKGDIDIIPCGTDIDRFGKINRKEARQKLGLSPENKIIFYVGRFDQRKGIETLVRAVGSSKLRGDANLKLIIGGGSRPGEKDGMERDRIEGIVAELELQTITTFPGRIPDELLPAYYAAADVCVVPSHYEPFGLVAIEAMASATPVVASDVGGLQFTVVSEETGLLAPPKDAGAFAAAIDRILSDHDWKNQLGLGARARVENMFSWNGVAHQLSQLYESLLEAKSENLATTSA